CCCGATGCCGGCTCCATCCGCATCGCCGGCCACGACCTGCAACGCTCGCGCCGCCTGGCCCTGGCCTGCCTTTCCTGGCTGCCGCAGTCCCCCAGCTTTCACCCGAGGCTTACCGTCGCGCAAGTCGCCGCCTTCCATGCCCGCCTGCGCGGACGCCTCCTCCGCGCCGTGCCCGCCGCGCTCGATGCCTGGGGGCTCGCCGACTTTTCGGACGTGCCCACCGGAAATCTCTCCGGCGGCCTTCGCCAGCGGCTCGCCCTCGCTGTCTTTGCCCTCGCCGACGCGCCCGTGCTCCTGCTCGACGAACCCGGCCTCCACCTCGATCCCGAATGGCGCGAGGCCCTGCAGGATTTTCTCACCGGTGAAGCCCGCCGCGGCCGCACCATTCTCATGGCCACACACCTGCTCGGCGAATGGGAGGGCCGCATCGACCGCTGCGTGCTTCTCGCCGGCGGACGTTCCGGCGGCGAAGTGCCGCCCGGCGAACTCCGCCGCCACTACCGCGCCTTCCACCGTCATCTGTTCCCGGCGCAGCCTCTCCCCGCGCACGCATCCGATGGGACTCTGGCGCCGGTTCCATCCCTGCCTGTTTCCGCTTCCGCACCGCACGCCTGAATTCGTTTTCCATGACACCCGCCGCGCCTCCTTTTCCCGCCTTTGCCCAGGTCGCCCGCGCCGCCGCCGGGCGCGAATGGCTCAGCCACCGGCTCAACCGTTTCCTCCACGCGCATCTGCTGCTCGTTCTCGCCGCCGGCCTGCTCCCGCTTCTCACTCCCGGCGACGCCCTTGCGCGTGGCGCGGCGTGGTGGCTGCTGCACGCGGTGCTCTATGCCATTTCGCTCTCCGCGCTCCTGCTCGGCCTCAGCTCCGCCCAGGCCGAGGCCGACGAGTTTTCCTGGCTCCTCGCGCAACCCGCCGGCATCGGTCCGTGGCTGGCCGGCAAGGCCGCCATGCTCGCCCTCCTCGCCGCCGCCTTCGCCGGCCTGCTCGCGCTCCCGTCCGTCCTCGCCGGGGCCGGCTCGCCCGAACTGCTCCTCACCGCCGCCGGCGCCGCGGGCGTGAGCGTGGTCTGCGCGCTGGCCGGCCTTGTCATAGGATTTTGGATACGCGACAGCGTGCGCGGGCTGATCGCCGCGCTGGCCGCCTGGCTCGTGCTCCTTTTTGGCGCCGACCTCCTGCTGCTCGCCTTGGCCGGCGCGCCGTTCATGCAAAATCATCCCGGCCTGTGGGTGCTGCCGCTCATGCTCAATCCGCTCGATGCCTTTCGCGTCACGGTGCTCTTTGCCGTGGAGCGCGCCGCCTTCAGCGGCCTCCAGAACAACGGGCTCGCCGGTTGGTGGGTGAAGCACGCCGCCGGGTGGTTCGCCGCGTTGACTGCCGCCTGGTCCGCGCTCGCCCTTGCCGCCGCCTGGCTCGGCGCGCGCCGGCGACTGGACAACTGAAGCGGCCGCCGGAGAAGAACAGGGGGACGAGTTTCTCTTCTTCGCGGGGCAGGGAAAATCCGGCTTGCGCGGGCATGGAAATATCGTAAAACGATATTTCCATGAATTTCTCCCCGACCGGCGCCGGACTCGGCAAGGCCGATTATGAGCTGCTTTCGGAATTCCGCTACATGCTGCGCAAGTTTCTCGGTTTCAGCGAGGCGGCCGCGGTCAGCCACGGGCTCACCCCGCAACAATATCAGGCGCTTCTCTCCATCCAGGGTTTTCCGGGCAGGGATTGGGTGACGATCAGCGAACTGGCCGAGCAGATGCAGATCGCCCACCATAGCGCGGTCGGACTCACGGATCGCATGGAAGCGCTCCGGCTCGTGCGTCGTTTGCCATCGCAGGAAGACCGGCGGCGCGTGCAGGTCTCGCTCACGGCCAAGGGGCTGTGGATTCTGGAAAAACTCTACCGCATCCATCGCGCCGAGTTGCACTCGACGGGGCCGCGGCTTGCCCGGCTGCTTCACCGCGCGGCGGAGCAAATGTCCGAAGGCGCATGATTTCCGATGCAACTGAAGCTGCACACCTATCGCTATGGAGATGCCGGCGGCCTGCCCGGGCTCGCCCTTGGCGTGGCCCGGTTTCTGCCCAGAAACATCCGTCGTGAAGACTATGCCGCGCGGGGCTATTTTGATGTATGGCTGCCGCTTCTGGCTCCAAGCCGCGAACTGGTGGCCGCCTACCGGAAGGGAAGCATCGACCACGAGACATTTGCCTCCCGTTATCGCAAGGAGATGAAAGAGGGCGCGCCGGCACAGGTCATTCGCCTGCTCGCGGCCCAGGCGGCGCGCACGCGCATCAATCTCGGATGTTTTTGCGAGGATGCCTCCCGATGCCATCGCTCGGTGCTGGCCGCCTTGATTCAAGAGTCCGCGTCCGCGTCGCCCGGCCATCCGCCTCCGGCCTCGGTGATAGCGCTTCCCTCATCCAAATTTTCGAGTCCCGCCTGTTCCATGCCTGAAATCAAAGACTGATCGGAAAGCCCGCTTCCATGAACAACCCGGCTACTCCCCGTTCCGCAACCGCCAGTCCGCATCGCTTGACCGCGTTGATCGCCACGCTCAGGCAGAGCCGGATGTTCGCCGACCTGGCGCCCGCCAATCTCGCCGCAGTGGCCGAAGGCTGCTCCATCAAAACGCTGCAAAAGGGCGAGATCCTGTTTCACG
This genomic stretch from Termitidicoccus mucosus harbors:
- a CDS encoding ABC transporter ATP-binding protein; the encoded protein is MIHTLGLTKSFGSRRVLRGLDFAAEPGAITLLIGANGAGKTTTLRLLAGLSAPDAGSIRIAGHDLQRSRRLALACLSWLPQSPSFHPRLTVAQVAAFHARLRGRLLRAVPAALDAWGLADFSDVPTGNLSGGLRQRLALAVFALADAPVLLLDEPGLHLDPEWREALQDFLTGEARRGRTILMATHLLGEWEGRIDRCVLLAGGRSGGEVPPGELRRHYRAFHRHLFPAQPLPAHASDGTLAPVPSLPVSASAPHA
- a CDS encoding MarR family winged helix-turn-helix transcriptional regulator gives rise to the protein MNFSPTGAGLGKADYELLSEFRYMLRKFLGFSEAAAVSHGLTPQQYQALLSIQGFPGRDWVTISELAEQMQIAHHSAVGLTDRMEALRLVRRLPSQEDRRRVQVSLTAKGLWILEKLYRIHRAELHSTGPRLARLLHRAAEQMSEGA
- a CDS encoding DUF488 domain-containing protein; the protein is MQLKLHTYRYGDAGGLPGLALGVARFLPRNIRREDYAARGYFDVWLPLLAPSRELVAAYRKGSIDHETFASRYRKEMKEGAPAQVIRLLAAQAARTRINLGCFCEDASRCHRSVLAALIQESASASPGHPPPASVIALPSSKFSSPACSMPEIKD